Proteins encoded in a region of the Streptomyces sp. NBC_00310 genome:
- the yajC gene encoding preprotein translocase subunit YajC has translation MSLVTLLPFIVLIGAMILMTRSAKKKQQQAVDMRNQMQPGSGVRTIGGMYATVKEVSEDTVLLDAGPGVELLFAKNSIGAVLSDEEYNRIVHGIEHDLKSDVVPDDASSLTETDEPSDDASAASDDKPIDLGKKDASDDAADETAEAKAAHKADEAEPKKTDGESDAK, from the coding sequence GTGAGTCTCGTGACCCTCCTCCCGTTCATCGTGCTCATCGGGGCCATGATCCTGATGACCCGATCGGCCAAGAAGAAGCAGCAGCAGGCCGTCGACATGCGGAACCAGATGCAGCCCGGTTCCGGCGTCCGCACGATCGGGGGCATGTACGCGACCGTCAAGGAGGTCAGCGAGGACACGGTCCTCCTCGACGCCGGGCCGGGCGTCGAGCTGCTGTTCGCCAAGAACTCCATCGGTGCCGTCCTCAGCGACGAGGAGTACAACCGCATCGTCCACGGCATCGAGCACGACCTGAAGTCCGACGTCGTCCCGGACGACGCCTCCTCCCTCACCGAGACCGACGAGCCCTCCGACGACGCTTCCGCCGCTTCCGACGACAAGCCCATCGACCTCGGCAAGAAGGACGCGTCCGACGACGCGGCCGACGAGACCGCCGAGGCGAAGGCCGCCCACAAGGCCGACGAAGCAGAGCCGAAGAAGACCGACGGCGAGTCCGACGCGAAGTAG
- the ruvB gene encoding Holliday junction branch migration DNA helicase RuvB gives MNWDDTTDETAPEGLVGPAAERLVGSVADGEDQAVEAALRPKDLDEFIGQEKVREQLDLVLRAARARGATADHVLLSGAPGLGKTTLSMIIAAEMGAPIRITSGPAIQHAGDLAAILSSLQEGEVLFLDEIHRMSRPAEEMLYMAMEDFRVDVIVGKGPGATAIPLELPPFTLVGATTRAGLLPPPLRDRFGFTAHMEFYEPAELERVIHRSANLLDVEIDTAGAAEIAGRSRGTPRISNRLLRRVRDYAQVKADGVITRDIAAAALAVYEVDARGLDRLDRGVLEALLKLFGGGPVGLSTLAVAVGEERETVEEVAEPFLVREGLLARTPRGRVATPAAWAHLGLTPPRGTTGGNGQQDLFGA, from the coding sequence ATGAACTGGGACGACACGACCGACGAGACCGCCCCCGAGGGGCTCGTCGGTCCCGCCGCGGAGCGGCTGGTGGGCTCTGTCGCCGATGGTGAGGACCAGGCCGTCGAGGCAGCCCTGCGCCCCAAGGACCTGGACGAGTTCATCGGCCAGGAGAAGGTCCGCGAGCAGCTCGACCTGGTCCTGCGGGCGGCACGCGCGCGGGGTGCCACCGCCGACCACGTCCTGCTCTCCGGCGCCCCGGGCCTCGGCAAGACCACGCTCTCGATGATCATCGCGGCCGAGATGGGCGCCCCCATCCGCATCACCTCCGGCCCCGCCATCCAGCACGCCGGCGACCTGGCCGCGATCCTCTCCTCCCTCCAGGAGGGCGAGGTCCTCTTCCTCGACGAGATCCACCGCATGTCCCGGCCCGCCGAGGAGATGCTGTACATGGCGATGGAGGACTTCCGCGTCGACGTGATCGTCGGCAAGGGCCCCGGCGCCACGGCGATCCCCCTCGAACTACCGCCCTTCACCCTGGTCGGCGCCACCACACGCGCGGGTCTGCTGCCGCCGCCGCTGCGCGACCGCTTCGGCTTCACCGCGCACATGGAGTTCTACGAACCTGCCGAGCTGGAGCGCGTCATCCACCGCTCGGCGAACCTCCTCGACGTCGAGATCGACACGGCCGGCGCCGCCGAGATCGCGGGCCGCTCACGCGGCACACCCCGTATCTCCAACCGTCTGCTGCGCCGCGTACGGGACTACGCGCAGGTCAAGGCGGACGGCGTCATCACGCGCGACATCGCCGCGGCCGCCCTCGCCGTCTACGAGGTGGACGCCCGCGGCCTCGACCGCCTCGACCGGGGCGTGCTCGAAGCCCTGCTCAAGCTCTTCGGCGGCGGCCCCGTCGGCCTCTCGACGCTCGCCGTCGCCGTGGGGGAGGAGCGCGAGACGGTCGAGGAGGTCGCCGAACCCTTCCTCGTCCGCGAGGGACTGCTCGCCCGGACCCCCCGGGGCCGGGTGGCGACGCCCGCCGCTTGGGCCCATCTCGGACTCACCCCGCCACGCGGCACGACCGGCGGAAACGGACAACAGGACCTGTTCGGGGCGTGA
- the ruvA gene encoding Holliday junction branch migration protein RuvA, with translation MIAFVSGPVAALAPDSAVVEVGGIGIAVQCTPNTLSGLRMGRPAKLATSLVVREDSLTLYGFVDDDERQVFELLQTASGVGPRLAQAMLAVHSPDALRRAVATGDEKALIAVPGIGKKGAQKLLLELKDRLGEPIGAPVIGTAITTGWRDQLHAALIGLGYATREADEAVSAVAPQAEATEGTPQVGQLLKAALQTLNRTR, from the coding sequence ATGATCGCCTTCGTCAGTGGCCCGGTCGCCGCCCTCGCCCCGGACTCCGCGGTGGTCGAGGTGGGAGGGATCGGCATCGCCGTCCAGTGCACGCCCAACACCCTGTCCGGGCTCCGCATGGGCCGCCCGGCCAAGCTCGCCACCTCCCTTGTCGTCCGGGAGGACTCGCTGACCTTGTACGGCTTCGTGGACGACGACGAACGCCAGGTCTTCGAACTGCTGCAGACGGCGAGCGGCGTGGGCCCCCGGCTGGCACAGGCGATGCTCGCCGTGCACAGCCCCGACGCACTGCGCCGAGCGGTGGCCACCGGCGACGAGAAAGCGCTCATCGCCGTCCCCGGCATCGGCAAGAAGGGCGCCCAGAAGCTCCTCCTGGAACTCAAGGACCGCCTGGGCGAACCGATCGGCGCACCCGTGATCGGTACCGCGATCACCACCGGCTGGCGCGACCAACTGCACGCGGCCCTGATCGGCCTCGGCTACGCGACCCGCGAGGCCGACGAGGCCGTCTCGGCCGTGGCACCCCAGGCCGAGGCCACCGAAGGCACGCCCCAGGTGGGCCAGTTGCTGAAGGCCGCGCTCCAGACGCTCAACAGAACACGCTGA